The proteins below are encoded in one region of Bremerella sp. P1:
- a CDS encoding co-chaperone GroES, with product MAKSSRSKVIEYVEPIGARVLVRKDEPKRTTKGGIALPDQAEIPTITGRIVAISTRIENDEDFPLRQYDKILFHPKEAIPVDFETDNQLFVVPVEDVVAVFRRETGSKASKED from the coding sequence ATGGCCAAATCGTCCCGCAGTAAAGTCATCGAGTACGTCGAACCCATCGGTGCCCGTGTTCTTGTCCGCAAGGATGAACCGAAACGGACAACCAAGGGGGGCATTGCGCTGCCGGATCAAGCCGAGATTCCGACGATCACTGGGCGAATCGTGGCTATTTCCACGCGGATCGAGAACGACGAAGACTTCCCTCTTCGCCAGTACGACAAGATCCTCTTTCATCCGAAGGAAGCAATTCCGGTCGACTTCGAGACCGACAACCAGCTGTTTGTTGTCCCCGTCGAGGATGTTGTGGCCGTATTTCGCCGTGAAACGGGCAGTAAGGCCTCTAAAGAAGATTAG
- a CDS encoding sugar phosphate nucleotidyltransferase, giving the protein MGKRIAVVLAAGKGTRMQSEMPKVLFPVLGRPMIEYVLDALREVGVEKIVCVVGYRADDVQKALESHDDLVFVEQKEQLGTGHAVQMCLDELRSADGSVVVLAGDSPLVQSSSLGELFEAFEVDGHACLLGTLKREDPTGLGRIVRDASGVFEGIVEEKDATPDQRSINEVNMSTYVFQAPRLVEALSRLTNDNAQGEYYLTDCPKILKELGDKVDALPVLKACEAYSINSREQLAEVERVMAEIGYNKS; this is encoded by the coding sequence ATGGGAAAGCGGATTGCAGTTGTTCTGGCTGCTGGTAAAGGGACCAGAATGCAGTCAGAGATGCCCAAGGTGCTGTTTCCAGTCCTGGGACGTCCGATGATCGAGTATGTCCTGGACGCGCTGCGCGAGGTCGGGGTTGAAAAGATCGTCTGTGTTGTCGGATATCGAGCCGACGACGTGCAAAAGGCCCTTGAGTCGCACGATGATCTTGTTTTCGTCGAACAGAAAGAACAGCTGGGCACTGGACATGCCGTTCAGATGTGCCTGGACGAGTTGAGGTCTGCCGATGGAAGCGTGGTCGTTCTGGCCGGAGACTCGCCCCTGGTTCAGTCTTCGTCGCTAGGCGAACTGTTCGAGGCCTTCGAGGTCGATGGACATGCTTGCCTGCTAGGGACGCTGAAGCGGGAAGATCCGACCGGTTTGGGCCGCATCGTTCGTGATGCTTCAGGCGTGTTCGAGGGGATCGTCGAAGAGAAAGACGCCACGCCGGATCAGCGGAGTATTAACGAAGTCAACATGAGCACTTACGTGTTCCAGGCTCCGCGGCTGGTCGAGGCACTTTCGCGACTCACCAACGACAACGCCCAGGGAGAGTATTATCTCACCGATTGCCCGAAGATTCTCAAAGAGCTGGGCGACAAGGTAGATGCCCTACCCGTGCTGAAAGCATGCGAGGCTTATAGCATTAACTCTCGCGAGCAATTAGCTGAGGTAGAGCGTGTGATGGCGGAAATTGGTTACAATAAGTCCTGA
- the pth gene encoding aminoacyl-tRNA hydrolase — MKLVVGLGNPGKKYDGTRHNVGFDVLETLSKRHAASQPKSKFNGQLTEVGVGGEKLMLLWPHTFMNKSGNSVRPAFDFYKLTLEDVLIVCDDFNLPLAKLRLKGKGSAGGQNGLADVIQKLGSDEVPRLRVGIGPPREGADVAGYVLSNFAKAEKPEIDVCVERAASVVEDWAKHGLVHTMNQYNG; from the coding sequence ATGAAACTCGTTGTCGGGCTCGGAAATCCAGGTAAGAAGTACGACGGTACGCGGCACAATGTCGGCTTCGACGTGTTGGAAACGCTGTCCAAGCGACATGCGGCCTCCCAACCCAAGTCGAAGTTCAACGGTCAACTGACGGAAGTGGGGGTAGGTGGCGAAAAGCTGATGTTGCTTTGGCCGCACACCTTCATGAACAAAAGTGGAAACAGTGTTCGACCGGCGTTCGATTTTTATAAACTGACGCTGGAAGACGTTTTGATCGTCTGCGATGATTTCAATCTTCCTTTGGCCAAATTGCGGCTTAAGGGGAAGGGATCGGCAGGCGGGCAGAACGGGTTGGCCGATGTGATTCAAAAGCTCGGCTCGGATGAGGTTCCTCGACTGCGTGTCGGAATTGGACCTCCCCGTGAAGGAGCGGATGTGGCCGGATATGTCTTGAGCAACTTTGCCAAGGCAGAAAAGCCAGAGATAGATGTGTGTGTTGAGCGGGCCGCTTCAGTCGTTGAGGACTGGGCCAAGCACGGTCTCGTGCACACCATGAATCAGTACAACGGATAA
- a CDS encoding ribose-phosphate diphosphokinase, whose translation MREIKIFSGRANTKLAEDVCNFLHLKLGRVSLGEFPDGEIQCKIEEDVRGRDVFLVQPTCPPVNNNLMELLVMIDSCRRASAERITAVIPYYGYARQDRKDEGRVPITAKLVADLITSAGADRVLTMDLHAAQIQGFFNVPVDHLNASPVLNQYFLSLGIPTEDLCVVSPDAGSIKRAVTHNRRLDGKLAIVDKRRTSASETTSKNIIGGPVEGKTAVIFDDMISTAGSICGAAKVVHQAGAKEIYIAATHGVLCGPAVAYLQAAPIKELILTDTIPQKSQDLLTNMRVLSVAPLLGEAIKRIHNDESISALFRESIA comes from the coding sequence ATGCGTGAGATCAAAATCTTTAGCGGTCGCGCTAACACCAAGCTTGCCGAAGATGTCTGCAACTTCCTGCATCTTAAGCTGGGACGCGTTTCTCTGGGCGAGTTCCCGGACGGCGAAATCCAATGCAAGATCGAGGAAGACGTTCGCGGTCGCGATGTGTTTCTCGTGCAGCCGACCTGTCCTCCAGTGAACAACAACCTGATGGAACTGCTGGTCATGATCGACAGTTGTCGTCGGGCCAGTGCCGAGCGAATCACGGCGGTTATCCCGTACTACGGTTACGCACGTCAGGACCGCAAAGACGAAGGCCGCGTGCCGATTACCGCCAAGTTGGTCGCCGACCTGATTACCAGTGCTGGAGCAGACCGCGTGCTGACGATGGATCTGCACGCCGCCCAGATTCAGGGCTTTTTCAACGTCCCGGTCGATCACCTGAATGCTTCGCCGGTGCTGAATCAGTACTTTCTCAGCCTAGGAATTCCGACGGAAGACCTCTGCGTTGTGAGTCCCGACGCAGGGAGTATCAAACGCGCCGTGACCCATAATCGTCGTTTGGATGGGAAGCTGGCTATTGTCGACAAGAGACGAACCAGTGCCAGTGAAACGACGTCGAAGAACATCATCGGTGGGCCGGTAGAAGGCAAGACGGCGGTCATCTTTGATGACATGATCAGTACGGCCGGCTCGATCTGCGGGGCGGCCAAAGTCGTTCACCAAGCCGGCGCAAAAGAGATTTATATCGCGGCCACCCATGGTGTTCTTTGTGGACCAGCCGTGGCTTACTTGCAGGCAGCACCCATCAAAGAGCTGATCCTGACCGATACGATTCCCCAGAAATCGCAAGATCTGCTGACCAATATGCGTGTGCTATCGGTCGCTCCACTTCTGGGGGAGGCCATTAAGCGTATTCACAACGACGAGTCGATTAGCGCTCTGTTCCGCGAGAGCATTGCCTAA